The sequence GCTGACTGCTAAATCAGTTTTTTTCAATTCAAAATTTGCAAACGAAAGCTTAGGCATTACAACAAAAGCTTCGCCTATGGCAATACCAGGCGCACCTGAAGCACCTTTTAAACAGGAGGTTTGATGCGTTTTTTCATCTTGTTTGAGTATTTCGCTTATTTCAGCATGAGCCAGTTGTGAAGCAAGCTGTGCCGATAAAGTAATTAAAAATGACTCTTCATCTTGGCTAAATACACGAGCTAAGTTTTGCTGAATAACAATAACGCCCAATATTTTTTTTTGATGCACTATAGGCACAGCTAAAAAAGCATTGTAATTATCTTCATCAACATCAGGGGAATAAATAAATCTAGGGTGGTCTTGAGCAAATGCTAAATTTAAAGGCTCTTCACGTTGTGCAACAAGGCCAACCAAGCCTTCAGTAAAACCGATTCTAAATTTACCAACGGCTTTAGGGTTCAGTCCTTTAGTTGCCATTAATACAAAGTTTTCTTGATTATAATCAGCAAAATATACTGAGCAGGATTGGGTTTTCATTGATTCTTTAACTAAAGAAACAAAGGTTTCAAGCGCACTGGTCAAATCAGGCTGTTGAGAAACAGCCTGTGCAATTTTACGAAGTATGGCTAGCATTTAATAAACTAGCCTCAATATACTGTGCATCACAACTAAACTCCTTATTCTCCCTAATCAAGGACTGTGAGTTTAATATCGTTTATCTCGTTGGCGCCAAGGCTCTTTTAAATGCGTTTCTTTTTTATAAAAAGGCATTGCAATAGGCGCAAATTCTTTCATAACTCGTCGGTAAACATCTCGTTTAAAAGAAACAACTTGGCGTACCGGATACCAATAACTCACCCAACGCCAATCATCAAACTCTGGATGATTTGTTTTTAATAGATTAACATCTTCATCTTTACATCTTAACTTAAGTAAAAACCATTTTTGTTTTTGACCAATACATACTGGACTTGAGTCTCGTCTGATCAGCCTTTTTGGTAACTTATAGCGTAACCAATGTTTTGAGCTTGCTACTATTTCAACATCTTCAGGTAATAGCCCTACTTCTTCATGAAGTTCACGGTACATAGTCTCTTCAGGGGTTTCCCCATCATCTACGCCACCTTGTGGGAATTGCCATGAATGTTGACCGTAACGTCTAGCCCAAAAGACCTGACCTTGGTTATTACAGATCACAATTCCAACATTAGCACGAAATCCTTCGGCGTCAATCACCTATAGTGCCTCTTAAAAATCATATATTCTATGTTGATTGTTCCATAATGCATCTACCACGGCAAGGTTATGATTATAATAATTACTGCTGTGCATAACATTTAACATATACGTATATTTTGCAAACAAATCCACAGGTCGAGATAACTAAAACAGCTTTTTCCACAGATTCTGTGGATAACTATGTTCATATTCCTGTATTTTAAAGCTAAAACTATTAAAACATAAATAAAAGAACACAAAAAAAATAAAAAAAAACATTAAAAACAATAGGATATAAATTTCAAATCTATTTTAGAGTCATAAGAAAACAACAAAAACAAAATAGAACAAAAAACACACTGCTATAAAGTTATACACTGTTAAATTTAAAAATTTGAATTTCAAAACAAATATCAAGTGTTTTATTAAGAAAAGTAGGGTTAAAAACAATTTTTTGCTATTATTTAGCTCCTAAAATTGTTCGGTATTTAAAATGTCCACAAGCATGCGCCCTAGTGCACCACAATCTATCAATGAATTATTACGCCGCGTTGATGATATTGCAGGGCTAACAATAGGTGATTTAGCATCTAAGTACCAATTTAAAACACCTAAAGACTTATTGAGAGAAAAAGGCTGGATCGGACAATTAATAGAATGGGTATTAGGTGCTATGGCAGGCTCTAAACCTGAACCTGACTTTATTAATTTGGGCATTGAATTAAAAACACTACCAATTTCTTACTCAGGCAAACCCATTGAAACAACCTTTGTATCTGTTGTTCCTCTTAAAGAGTTACAAGGGCTAACATGGCAAAAGTCGCCTGTTAAAAAGAAACTTAATCATGTTTTATGGCTACCTATTTTATCTGAAAGAGATATTGCTCCTGAACAGAGAATTATTGGTTCAGGATTTTTATGGCAACCTACACCAAGCCAAGAAGCATTATTACAAAAAGACTGGGAGCAACAAATTGAAATGATTGCGCTTGGTGAAATAGATCAAATCAACGGAAAACTAGGTCAAGTACTGCAAATTAGACCTAAAGCAGCTAATTCTAAAGCATTAACTGATGCCATAGGTCCTAATGGTAAAATAATTCAGACTTTACCTAGAGGTTTCTATTTAAAAACAAATTTCACTGGAGATATTTTAAAAGCTCAATTTGGAATTTAAACTAAATTCACAGCCATCTAAGCTGATCAATGCATTTTTATCGATAGGAACTTTAGCGTATATCTCTTGGCTATTCATTTTTAACTTAGGCGTTTTTCTGTTCACAGGTTCAATAAAATAACCTGAATCATAACTTAAATAAGCAATAGCCTCAGAGCCATTAATGCAGCCAATATCAATAATGTTTTTATCTTGCGTGCCTAACGCCAGTCGTTCTCCAAGCATTACCCAAGTTTTATTTAAATCTAGCTCATGATCAGGCCATACTATAGCTAAATCATTAGACTCTAAAAACTGTAAAGGTAATGAATTAAAAGAAATAATCAAAGCTGAAGAATCATACTGACTTAGGTTAAGCATTAATTGGCAAGCCTTTAGCTCTTGGTTAATATCATTGGCAAGTAGAAGCCTACTATCAGCTTCTATTTGCACTAACCTGCCTTGTAATAACTGGTTGTCATTATATTGACAACCATATTTACTGCCTTGTCCTAGCAAATAAAAGTGATTGTTTTTATAAATAAATTGGCACTGTTTTCCTGCTTCATCTAAATGTTGATAACCAAAACTGAGCTGATGATTGTTTATAGTTAAATGGTCATGATCCGCTTTCACTTTACATAAATCGATTTGTTTATCTATGAAAAAGTGCACGCCTGACAAGGCCTTATCTGCAACAACATTCCCTTGTATATGAACTATATATTCATTAAGGTTTTTTCTTAATAAGCCTAACTCACTCACGACTGACTTTTTTATATTTTTGTTTTTTAATTGTTTATCTAACAGAGAATAAGCTAAGTAATACTCTTTAGCTGTAATCGCTTGTTTTACTTTTTTTACGGCTGATTTTTGATTTAACTTATAAAAACAGTAATAGATAAAAGTGCCTAAAAATAAAGCTATCAATAGCACACTTAAAAACTGTATTGGTATAGGTGATGTACTTTTGACTATGGTGAACTTGCTTAGCTTACTTCTATAATCAATTAAAACCGTTAAAGAGTGTTGCTCAAACTCTTTTTGCAATAATTGATTTAGCTCGCTAGCAGGGTAACTTGACGTCAAAGTAATCAGTTTATTACTTTCATTATTTGAGTCCGTCCCTTTTATTGTAAAATCAGACAAAGATATATATGTTTTATTTTCTGAAATAGCATTTAAAAATGAAGTGATGGCTTTTAGGTCTCTTGAATTAAAGCGACTAAACTCTAAATCATAGCGATAACGCTTAGGTAATCGGTTAATCTTTAAAGCTAATATATAACCAGCATCTTGCGCTAATTGATAAGCTTTTTTTGCCTGCCAGCGCTTAAAACACTCACCTTCACAGTTTACGGTTAAATCGTTATACCTTTTAGAGTCACTATAAGATTCAACTCTTTCGCCTGAGTCTAAATCAACTAAATAGCTTGAAAAACTGAAACGCATTCCTTTAACATTAAATATAGTTTCATCAAAGATTTCAATTCGATAAACTATGGCTAAATTAACTGCTAATTGCTGTGATTTATAATTATAGGTTTGAGCTAAGCTTAATAATTTATTATCTGAGATCACGTCGCAGGTTTTATTTATGCAATTATTTAAGTTTAATAATGATTGATCAAATACAGTAAAGTTATCATTTACTAACTGAGTTGAGAGTGCACTTGTGATATCTAAGTATATTTTAGGGGCGATGTTATTTTGTTTTTTACTTACATTTCCTTGTGGTACAACAACGAGTTGCCAGTTTGATTGCGCTAAAGTTTTATCGGTTAATAAAAAAAACAGTAAAAATATAACAAAATAAACTTTACCAAACTTCATTATTTTCCTTTGCTTTTTTATTTCTAAAGGTAATTCTTTTCACTGTAAAAGTATTCCCTTCAAAATTAATAACACTTTGCATATCTAATTCAGTAAGCATTTTGTTTAAGTTGCGATCTAACTTAGCAGTACCGATTGTTGATTGATACCAAATTTCACTGCGGGTATGTCTGATTTCGATTGGTCTATGATGAGCATACCCTGAAAAAATCACTAAATACTCTTCTATTGCCATATATTCTTTAGCGTTAAAACCATCAAAGATCAGAGCATATTCAGTTGTCATGCTATTTGAATCATTATGATCTGATATTTCATCACCATTATTTATCCATAATAGCTTTTCGGCTAATACTGCACCTAAGTCATTTGCTAATACCCGCGATTTATCTCCCACCACGGTCAATATACATTCTTGTTTACACTCAACAGGTCCGTTAAAGCTTTTACCGCTATCGACTTCAAAGCTACCTAAGTGCTTGCCTGTTTTTACATTTAATAAACGGCCCATCAGCAAAGTATTTATTCTGGTGCGAGATGTTAAATTTTGTGTACTGGCATATATTTGAAAAATAACAACAATATCAATAGGAGGCCTTTTACTGGCTCGCGCAATTTCAATCAGTTCACTGTCAGTCCTTCGAATTTTAGCGCTATTTCTATTTGATAAGGTCAATATTGCTTGATCATACACATCAAAGCCTCGATCATGCATTTGGTTAATTAAAGCATCTAAAACACGTTTGAAAATCCTGCTATCGCTAGGTACCGAATCACCTGCAGCATCTTCACCAATTATAAGAATATTGGGTTTATCTGCAGCCAAGGCCGGCGTTAGGGAACATAAGTTAAATAACAAAAATAATATGCTGTGCCACAGTCGCATTCTGACTTCCGCCTTAATAAGTATACTTTACATTATGCAGCATTTAAGCCAAATAAATAGGTTGTTAACAATCATTTTGCCATAATAATCTTGGGCCTTTTGCTTGAATGCCATCATAAGAGATATTTTTTAACCAAATATTACCTAAAGCAACTTGGTACTGCCCCGTGATAAATTGACTTTTATAGTATGTTTTTGTTTCACTGAGTTTTTTAATTAGGTTTATATCAATTGATAGCGGAAATAACCTTACCGGGGTGCCTGATTGAGTATTTGAAAATTGATACTTTTCACTTTTTGTCATTTTGCCATTAATAATACGCACAAAATCGCTCAGCTTTACGTTTTTTACGTGGCTATTTGCTATTAAGTTAATATCACCATTATTTAAGGTACCTAGCCTCATACCTGTGCATTGCGTTAATAACTGAAATAACATTTCACGTTCACTGACTAAATTTGGCCATGCCACTTCTATTGAAGGCCCTTTTCCAGCTAATACATCTTGATAGTTTTTTATCGCTTGCTGATCTGTCACTGGTTTATCATTTTTTGTATCTTGATGTTTAATCGCTTTGGTACTTTTATGCTGAGTGTTTTGATTTTTTGTATTTGCGATTTTATTTGGCTTATTTTGATTTAATTGACTCCGACCCCTTTTTATTTTTGGTGGTGCGGGTAACTCAATATTTGATAAGTTGATCTCAGTGGTGTTTGGTGCTTGTTTTTCTTTTTGAATTTGTTGCTCTGGCTGCTCCTGTAAAAATTTATTAGCTAATTTTTTTATTTGATGTTGCTCTATTACTTTCTGATTTAACAGGTATAAAATGGCTATTAAACA is a genomic window of Pseudoalteromonas sp. '520P1 No. 423' containing:
- the rppH gene encoding RNA pyrophosphohydrolase encodes the protein MIDAEGFRANVGIVICNNQGQVFWARRYGQHSWQFPQGGVDDGETPEETMYRELHEEVGLLPEDVEIVASSKHWLRYKLPKRLIRRDSSPVCIGQKQKWFLLKLRCKDEDVNLLKTNHPEFDDWRWVSYWYPVRQVVSFKRDVYRRVMKEFAPIAMPFYKKETHLKEPWRQRDKRY
- the mutH gene encoding DNA mismatch repair endonuclease MutH; protein product: MRPSAPQSINELLRRVDDIAGLTIGDLASKYQFKTPKDLLREKGWIGQLIEWVLGAMAGSKPEPDFINLGIELKTLPISYSGKPIETTFVSVVPLKELQGLTWQKSPVKKKLNHVLWLPILSERDIAPEQRIIGSGFLWQPTPSQEALLQKDWEQQIEMIALGEIDQINGKLGQVLQIRPKAANSKALTDAIGPNGKIIQTLPRGFYLKTNFTGDILKAQFGI